In Dreissena polymorpha isolate Duluth1 unplaced genomic scaffold, UMN_Dpol_1.0 chrUn001, whole genome shotgun sequence, one DNA window encodes the following:
- the LOC127863125 gene encoding uncharacterized protein LOC127863125 → MKACSVNSMTVIVYIVSVFVILSVINSVDGFNMLVSLDKKQPMKKCISPCKIFPAMCKNNGVCKEQGIDCTWYCQCPENCEGFFCEHVVTEKQEPKQDDTEIADENKNSVDLQQKQDTSAFDKSKIAHALAGLLQNTPVDKKEEEKVNGGLEQSATVKENDTKTMIPICTPEELGNNTVSNTSNDVAKNIFDNDNKTSNQTHTQSSPKVKLFEIIEKALAVEPTDSSNKSEESVIANQTRVDIYADSVARIAINTSTSDKSSHLNVSNEVDSKNARRDYSSKPKIETTDSSVTTETYVSNFSQVTSTDYGNFIDPATIAIASPGSNADASVFTAQISPNASAYNSTNIIVRHNNNTLTTASVEIKSPITETENTHNPTTSNTMTTTISTTTTEATTKLPLATTTAVPLTTGSTLSTEPKQILSTAYGTTLSTETISFVSITDSSIAPSSSMSSTIVPATTPPTSTVSKTSIVTQSSSTTSVITSSPTTVVTTTSPTTSVITTAPTTIVTTSSPKTNLTTTSPTTTVTTTSPTITVTTTLPTTTVTTTSPTTTFTTSPTTTFTTSPTTTFTTSPTTSFTTLPTTTFTTSPTITVSSTQQTEAVKSTTSVSNKEPTIIISTSSQITASSTDKVSATTVTTTSNIKLHDLSIPNSDLSKSEHIVTAKSSTDVIIRAENSTSREISDTRMETVIPEKVRSSVLKAEGSGNPPSEFPQSEIQLTNVKAILHYLKIAKALLNVSDSGVELSAFESLLKNHIANVTYLNNATANSIGDTPASNNGFAVDLRVPATTNSPIHVAKEIQNTAVNASSLNESTPFDMDAITLEPDTPIMSDTSELRRTEGDSTLQSSVPQSYVADTNLANKNMSETNNKTEDTALTSTVPPSTTVKLKPLVSGTNFENIENANEYTNVDPISALLQQELSRKYIKLDQIKVDKSLFKTDLHGSL, encoded by the coding sequence ATGAAAGCGTGTTCAGTGAATTCAATGACGGTGATTGTTTATATTGTGTCTGTTTTTGTTATCCTAAGCGTTATTAACAGTGTGGATGGATTTAACATGCTAGTATCGCTAGATAAGAAACAGCCGATGAAGAAATGTATTTCACCGTGTAAAATATTTCCAGCAATGTGCAAAAACAATGGCGTATGTAAAGAACAAGGAATCGATTGCACTTGGTACTGTCAATGTCCGGAAAACTGCGAAGGATTTTTCTGTGAACATGTAGTAACCGAAAAGCAAGAGCCTAAACAAGATGACACCGAAATTGCAGATGAAAACAAGAATTCGGTTGACCTTCAACAGAAGCAAGATACATCTGCCTTCGATAAATCCAAAATTGCTCACGCATTGGCAGGACTTTTACAGAACACGCCCGTGGATAAAAAAGAAGAGGAAAAGGTGAATGGAGGACTTGAACAGTCTGCGACTGTGAAAGAAAATGATACCAAGACAATGATACCGATCTGTACTCCAGAGGAACTGGGTAACAATACTGTATCGAACACATCAAACGATGTTGCAAAGAATATTTTTGATAACGATAACAAAACATCCAATCAGACTCATACACAGTCATCACCAAAAGTTAAGCTTTTTGAAATCATTGAAAAGGCACTTGCAGTCGAACCAACCGATTCTTCCAATAAATCTGAGGAATCGGTTATCGCCAACCAGACGAGAGTTGACATTTATGCCGATAGTGTAGCACGAATTGCAATTAATACGTCCACGAGCGATAAAAGCTCTCATTTGAATGTGTCAAACGAAGTGGACAGTAAAAACGCGAGACGTGACTATAGTAGTAAACCTAAAATAGAAACAACGGATTCATCTGTAACAACGGAGACGTATGTGTCAAACTTCAGCCAAGTGACTTCGACCGATTACGGCAATTTTATTGATCCCGCTACAATCGCTATTGCATCGCCGGGTAGCAACGCGGATGCATCGGTATTCACTGCTCAAATATCCCCTAATGCTTCAGCATATAACAGCACAAACATAATTGTTCGTCACAATAACAACACTTTAACAACTGCCTCAGTTGAAATCAAGTCACCAATTACGGAAACTGAAAATACACATAATCCAACAACTTCAAATACGATGACAACAACTATAAGTACTACAACTACGGAAGCCACCACTAAATTGCCTTTAGCCACCACTACAGCTGTGCCTTTAACGACTGGGTCGACTTTGTCGACAGAACCGAAGCAAATATTATCTACGGCTTATGGTACAACTTTGTCGACAGAAACTATTTCTTTTGTTTCAATCACAGACAGTTCCATTGCGCCGTCCTCAAGTATGTCCTCCACTATCGTTCCAGCAACAACTCCGCCCACTTCTACTGTTTCGAAAACATCTATTGTAACACAGTCCTCGTCGACAACTTCTGTTATTACATCATCGCCAACAACTGTTGTTACAACAACATCGCCGACAACTTCTGTTATAACAACAGCGCCAACAACTATTGTTACAACATCATCGCCAAAAACTAATCTTACAACAACATCGCCGACAACTACTGTTACAACAACATCGCCGACAATTACTGTTACAACAACATTGCCTACAACTACTGTTACAACAACATCGCCGACAACTACTTTTACAACATCGCCGACAACTACTTTTACAACATCGCCGACAACTACTTTTACAACATCGCCGACAACTTCTTTTACAACATTGCCGACAACTACTTTTACAACATCGCCGACAATTACTGTTTCCTCTACACAGCAGACAGAAGCTGTAAAGTCCACTACATCGGTTTCCAACAAAGAACCAACAATTATCATATCTACTTCATCACAAATAACAGCATCGTCCACTGATAAAGTGTCAGCAACAACGGTAACAACGACGTCAAATATCAAATTACATGACCTATCAATACCGAATTCCGACCTTTCTAAGTCGGAACATATTGTCACTGCAAAATCCTCAACAGATGTTATAATCCGTGCAGAAAATTCCACCTCAAGAGAGATATCGGACACTCGTATGGAAACAGTAATTCCAGAAAAAGTAAGAAGTTCTGTTTTGAAAGCTGAAGGATCTGGCAACCCACCATCCGAATTTCCGCAAAGTGAGATTCAGTTGACCAATGTCAAGGCAATtctacattatttaaaaattgcaaaggCGCTGTTAAATGTAAGTGATTCTGGAGTTGAATTGTCGGCATTTGAATCACTGCTGAAGAACCATATAGCAAATGTAACATATTTGAATAACGCCACAGCTAATTCAATTGGTGACACACCCGCTTCAAACAATGGGTTTGCAGTAGATCTACGTGTACCTGCTACGACAAATTCACCAATTCATGtagcaaaagaaatacaaaataccGCCGTGAATGCATCGTCTTTAAATGAATCTACACCTTTTGATATGGACGCAATAACGTTGGAACCGGACACCCCCATCATGTCGGATACTTCTGAACTGCGAAGGACAGAAGGCGATTCAACTTTACAATCATCTGTACCACAATCTTATGTAGCAGATACTAATTTGGCAAATAAAAACATGTCAGAGACCAATAACAAGACAGAAGACACGGCTTTAACGTCCACAGTTCCACCTTCAACAACAGTGAAATTAAAACCACTTGTAAGTGGAACAAACTTTGAAAACATTGAGAATGCGAATGAATATACCAATGTCGATCCTATCAGTGCTTTGTTGCAGCAGGAGCTGTCTAGGAAATATATTAAATTAGATCAAATTAAGGTTGACAAATCTCTGTTTAAAACTGATTTGCACGGTTCATTATGA